Proteins found in one Labrenzia sp. VG12 genomic segment:
- a CDS encoding PTS sugar transporter subunit IIA, giving the protein MIGLVLVTHGRLAEEFKAALEHVVGPQEQVETISIGPDDDMEQRRQDILAAVEAANSGKGVVLLTDMFGGTPSNLAISVMDSKSVEVVAGVNLPMLIKLASVRTDRELADAVDEARQAGQKYISVASQVLSGQN; this is encoded by the coding sequence ATGATTGGACTTGTACTTGTGACGCACGGACGCCTCGCCGAAGAATTCAAGGCGGCGCTCGAACATGTTGTCGGTCCCCAGGAGCAAGTCGAGACCATCTCCATCGGCCCCGATGACGATATGGAACAGCGGCGCCAGGACATACTTGCCGCCGTCGAAGCGGCCAATTCCGGCAAGGGTGTTGTCCTGCTGACCGACATGTTCGGTGGCACACCTTCCAATCTTGCGATTTCGGTCATGGACAGCAAATCCGTGGAAGTGGTTGCAGGTGTCAACCTGCCCATGCTGATCAAGCTGGCCAGCGTTCGCACGGACCGGGAACTGGCCGACGCGGTCGACGAGGCCCGTCAGGCCGGCCAGAAATACATTTCCGTCGCCAGCCAGGTGTTGTCGGGACAGAACTAA
- the ahcY gene encoding adenosylhomocysteinase has product MTDYIIKDIGLADWGRTEIEIAEHEMPGLMACREEFGESKPLKGARIAGSLHMTIQTAVLIETLVALGAEVRWASCNIYSTQDQAAAAIAASGVPVFAVKGETLEEYWDYADKIFDFPEGANMILDDGGDATLYILMGARVEAGETDLIENPTSEEEECLFAQIKKRMAANPGWFTKQKELIKGVSEETTTGVLRLYEMQKKGALPFPAINVNDSVTKSKFDNRYGCRESLVDGIRRGTDVMMSGKVAVVCGYGDVGKGSAQSLAGAGARVIVTEIDPICALQASMDGFEVKTMEQALPEGDIYVTATGNKDIITFDHMRGMKDMAIVCNIGHFDNEIQVAALKNTKLRPVKDQVDMYEFPDGKRMILLSQGRLVNLGNATGHPSFVMSASFTNQVLAQIELYSKGDQYENEVYVLPKHLDEKVARLHLAKLGVTLTELTDEQSQYLGINKAGPFKSEHYKY; this is encoded by the coding sequence ATGACCGACTATATCATCAAAGACATCGGGCTCGCAGACTGGGGCCGTACCGAAATCGAGATCGCCGAGCATGAAATGCCGGGTCTGATGGCCTGCCGCGAAGAATTCGGCGAGAGCAAGCCGCTCAAGGGCGCCCGGATTGCCGGTTCCCTGCACATGACCATTCAGACCGCCGTCCTGATCGAGACGCTGGTCGCGCTTGGCGCTGAAGTCCGCTGGGCTTCCTGCAACATCTACTCCACCCAGGATCAGGCCGCCGCCGCCATTGCCGCTTCCGGTGTTCCGGTCTTCGCCGTCAAGGGCGAAACCCTGGAAGAATACTGGGACTACGCAGACAAGATCTTCGATTTCCCCGAAGGCGCCAACATGATCCTCGACGATGGCGGCGATGCCACGCTCTACATCCTGATGGGTGCGCGCGTTGAAGCCGGCGAAACGGACCTCATCGAGAACCCGACCTCCGAGGAAGAAGAGTGCCTGTTCGCGCAGATCAAGAAGCGCATGGCCGCCAATCCGGGCTGGTTCACAAAGCAGAAAGAGCTGATCAAGGGTGTCTCCGAAGAGACCACCACCGGCGTTCTGCGTCTTTATGAAATGCAGAAAAAGGGCGCGCTGCCGTTCCCGGCGATCAACGTCAATGACAGCGTCACCAAGTCCAAGTTCGACAACCGTTACGGCTGCCGTGAGTCCCTGGTCGACGGCATTCGCCGCGGCACGGACGTGATGATGTCCGGCAAGGTTGCCGTCGTCTGTGGTTACGGCGATGTCGGTAAGGGCTCCGCCCAGTCTCTGGCCGGCGCTGGCGCGCGCGTCATTGTCACCGAGATCGACCCGATCTGCGCCCTGCAGGCGTCCATGGACGGCTTTGAAGTCAAGACCATGGAGCAGGCTCTTCCGGAAGGCGACATCTATGTCACGGCGACCGGCAACAAGGACATCATCACCTTCGACCACATGCGTGGCATGAAGGACATGGCAATCGTCTGCAACATCGGTCACTTCGACAACGAGATCCAGGTTGCTGCCCTGAAGAACACCAAGCTGCGACCGGTCAAGGACCAGGTCGACATGTACGAGTTCCCGGACGGCAAGCGCATGATCCTTCTGTCCCAGGGCCGTCTTGTGAACCTGGGCAACGCCACCGGCCACCCGAGCTTCGTGATGTCCGCCAGCTTCACCAACCAGGTCCTGGCCCAGATCGAGCTCTACTCTAAGGGCGATCAGTACGAGAACGAAGTCTACGTTCTGCCGAAGCACCTGGACGAGAAGGTCGCGCGCCTCCATCTCGCCAAGCTGGGCGTGACGTTAACCGAATTGACGGACGAGCAATCTCAATATCTGGGGATTAATAAGGCTGGTCCGTTCAAGTCGGAACACTACAAATACTGA
- the addB gene encoding double-strand break repair protein AddB: MTESPRLWSIPPSVPFLDTLVDTLVDGTLVPGFRPLDDPLRLADVTLYLPTRRAARLLPDLFQKRFGGRPVLLPVIRPVGDADEDLQSLTGDADLEPLPPAMPLMQRHLAMTRLVKAWKGMLRREALSLRSDEPLGLPASTADAAWLAGDLLALMDEVETEEADWSGLAGLVPDDYARYWQITLDFLQIVREAWPAHLVECGQMDPKARRSALIRREAARLKASPPRGPVIVAGVTGSVPATAELLKVVARLPEGAIVLPGLDRFMEDRSWQVLGQREVGKNLSSTGTTPAPQTLPSHPQYSLKQLLDRLAVTRQDIGTLGPAPAPEMLLREELVSEVLRPAETSDGWTGFLERRSEEERSRALDSVAIMTARNEADEALSVAIALREAVERGESAALVSADRMLTRRVAAELARWNVQVDDSAGRPLDQTAPAILSLLAAKLALNGCEPIDLLSLLKHPLARLGLPVKDIRSAARALERGVVRGPRARAGTAGLKLAVEASREEAGKAHTPRWKKVHDADWDVIADLVERLAAALKPLEDLASSSEPLDLMDLARRHIEVIEAISGDETGSVAELYAGEAGEALAEFFTGLLEAGSSGLDIPPGEWPSVLPALMSGHAVRRRLPGDTRIQILGPMEARLQSFDFMIMGGLNEGVWPQRTRNDPWLNRPMKRDMGLEPPERRLGAAAHDFAQGFGTRRVLLSRAARSDGAPTVASRWLQRLTTLAGPELTRDLEARGAVYPELASQLDRSEGAVRPARRPAPLPPLAARPASLSITEIERLIRDPYAIYARHVLELQPVEPIGGEPGAADKGNLIHDALAQFLMTWQGPFDDSAVDALIGIGEELFEPLDAFPAIRALWWPRFQKIAAGFVAYEGKRSASIDTRHLEIGGGVALALPGFDFRLRGRADRIDQLQGGSLSVIDYKTGQVPSQKQVDALLSPQLPLEAAMIKRFGFKDVPADAEVSELVYLQLKGGAEPVIEAVRNPKDVPLEGLIEDAWARLEQLIAHYAKPETGYLSRARVMRERQMDGDYDHLARTQEWALGGEEPS, translated from the coding sequence ATGACGGAGAGCCCGCGCCTCTGGTCCATCCCGCCATCCGTTCCCTTCCTGGACACCCTGGTCGACACGCTTGTCGACGGCACGCTTGTTCCTGGCTTCCGGCCACTGGACGATCCGCTCCGACTGGCTGATGTCACGCTTTACCTGCCGACCCGCCGCGCCGCGCGCCTGCTGCCTGACCTGTTCCAGAAACGCTTTGGTGGCCGCCCTGTGCTGTTGCCGGTGATCCGCCCGGTCGGCGATGCCGACGAGGACCTGCAAAGCCTCACGGGAGATGCGGATCTGGAACCACTGCCGCCGGCCATGCCCTTGATGCAGCGTCATCTGGCGATGACACGACTGGTGAAGGCCTGGAAGGGCATGTTGCGCCGGGAAGCGCTCAGCCTGCGCTCAGACGAACCGCTGGGTTTGCCGGCATCGACGGCCGATGCGGCCTGGCTCGCTGGTGATCTTCTGGCCCTGATGGACGAGGTTGAGACCGAGGAAGCCGACTGGTCCGGACTGGCCGGACTGGTGCCGGACGACTATGCGCGCTACTGGCAGATCACGCTCGATTTTCTGCAGATCGTTCGCGAGGCCTGGCCGGCGCATCTTGTTGAGTGCGGCCAGATGGATCCCAAGGCCCGCCGCTCGGCACTGATCCGCCGGGAAGCCGCCCGTCTGAAAGCGTCACCGCCGCGTGGCCCGGTCATCGTGGCGGGCGTCACGGGGTCGGTTCCCGCCACGGCGGAACTCCTGAAAGTGGTGGCCCGGCTCCCGGAAGGCGCCATCGTGCTGCCCGGGCTGGACCGTTTCATGGAGGATCGTTCCTGGCAGGTTCTCGGGCAGCGTGAGGTTGGCAAGAACCTCTCCAGTACCGGAACGACACCTGCGCCCCAGACCTTGCCCTCACATCCGCAATACTCGCTGAAGCAGTTGCTGGACCGCCTGGCGGTCACACGACAGGACATTGGCACCCTCGGACCGGCGCCGGCCCCGGAGATGCTGTTGCGTGAAGAGCTTGTGTCCGAGGTCTTGCGGCCCGCCGAGACCTCCGATGGTTGGACCGGCTTTCTGGAAAGACGGTCGGAGGAGGAACGCTCCCGAGCCCTGGACAGCGTTGCGATCATGACGGCGCGAAACGAGGCAGATGAAGCCCTGAGTGTGGCCATTGCCTTGCGCGAGGCGGTTGAGCGGGGTGAAAGCGCGGCCCTTGTCTCCGCCGACCGGATGCTGACGCGGCGGGTTGCCGCCGAACTTGCCCGCTGGAACGTCCAGGTTGATGACAGTGCCGGCCGGCCGTTGGATCAGACCGCACCGGCCATTCTTTCGCTTCTGGCCGCCAAGCTGGCTCTCAATGGCTGCGAGCCGATCGACCTTCTTTCACTCCTCAAGCATCCGCTTGCCCGGCTCGGGCTGCCGGTCAAGGACATTCGTTCGGCCGCACGCGCGCTTGAACGCGGGGTCGTTCGCGGCCCGCGGGCACGCGCCGGTACGGCGGGCCTGAAACTGGCCGTCGAGGCGAGCCGCGAGGAAGCGGGCAAGGCGCATACGCCGCGCTGGAAGAAGGTCCACGACGCCGACTGGGACGTGATCGCGGATCTTGTCGAGCGGCTGGCAGCAGCGCTGAAACCCCTGGAAGACCTGGCATCTTCCAGTGAGCCGCTAGATCTGATGGACCTGGCACGGCGGCACATCGAGGTGATCGAGGCGATTTCAGGGGATGAAACCGGCTCGGTCGCGGAACTCTATGCCGGTGAAGCGGGCGAGGCCCTCGCGGAATTCTTCACCGGCCTCCTGGAAGCCGGCTCCAGCGGGCTCGATATTCCGCCTGGTGAGTGGCCATCCGTCCTGCCTGCGCTGATGTCTGGCCACGCCGTCCGCCGCCGTCTGCCGGGCGACACGCGCATACAGATCCTCGGTCCCATGGAAGCGCGGCTGCAGAGCTTCGACTTCATGATCATGGGTGGTCTGAACGAAGGCGTCTGGCCGCAGCGCACCCGCAATGACCCGTGGCTGAACCGGCCGATGAAACGGGACATGGGACTGGAGCCGCCCGAACGGCGGCTGGGGGCCGCCGCACATGATTTTGCACAAGGGTTCGGCACAAGGCGCGTGTTGCTGTCACGTGCGGCCCGAAGTGATGGCGCCCCCACCGTGGCCTCGCGCTGGCTGCAGCGGCTGACCACGCTTGCAGGGCCTGAACTCACAAGGGACCTTGAGGCACGCGGGGCGGTCTACCCGGAACTGGCCTCCCAGCTTGACCGGTCCGAAGGTGCGGTGCGTCCGGCCCGGCGTCCGGCGCCTCTGCCTCCGCTGGCAGCCCGGCCGGCCTCCTTGTCCATCACCGAGATCGAGCGGCTCATCCGCGATCCCTATGCGATCTACGCACGCCACGTTCTGGAGCTGCAGCCGGTAGAGCCAATCGGCGGCGAGCCGGGGGCGGCTGACAAGGGCAATCTCATTCATGATGCCCTGGCGCAGTTCCTGATGACCTGGCAGGGCCCCTTCGACGACAGCGCAGTCGACGCGCTGATCGGAATAGGCGAAGAGCTGTTTGAACCGCTTGATGCGTTTCCGGCGATCCGGGCGCTCTGGTGGCCAAGGTTCCAGAAGATTGCGGCCGGATTTGTGGCCTATGAGGGCAAAAGATCCGCATCCATCGACACGCGGCATCTGGAGATCGGCGGCGGTGTTGCGCTCGCCCTGCCCGGATTTGATTTCCGACTGCGCGGCCGGGCCGACCGTATCGATCAGCTGCAGGGGGGCTCCCTCTCGGTGATCGATTACAAGACAGGGCAGGTGCCGTCGCAAAAACAGGTCGACGCGCTGCTGTCGCCGCAACTGCCTCTGGAAGCCGCAATGATCAAACGGTTCGGCTTCAAGGACGTGCCGGCGGATGCCGAGGTTTCGGAACTGGTCTACCTGCAGCTGAAGGGCGGCGCGGAACCGGTCATCGAGGCGGTGCGAAACCCCAAGGATGTTCCGCTGGAAGGCCTGATCGAAGATGCCTGGGCGCGCCTGGAGCAATTGATCGCCCATTATGCAAAGCCCGAGACCGGGTATCTGTCGCGCGCCCGTGTCATGCGCGAGCGGCAGATGGACGGCGACTATGACCATCTGGCCCGGACCCAGGAATGGGCCCTTGGTGGGGAGGAACCGTCATGA
- a CDS encoding nucleotidyltransferase family protein, whose product MTDTRFRPTNAMILAAGLGKRMRPLTATTPKPLIEVNGQALIDHGMDRLAGAGVRSCVVNVHYLADLVEVHVRHRKDMEIIISDERDQLLDTGGGIKKALPLLGEEPFFQLNSDTSYWIEGVKPNLEHMIEAWDDSRMDALLLVAETVKAIGYSGRGDFEMARDGSLSRRPEKGVTPFAYAGAALLHPRFFDGAPEGPFSMNHLFDKAIENDRLFGVQMEGVWLHIGTPEAIPAAEYAVRESAA is encoded by the coding sequence ATGACTGATACGCGGTTCCGCCCCACCAACGCCATGATCCTGGCCGCAGGCCTCGGCAAACGCATGCGCCCACTGACGGCGACGACACCGAAGCCTCTGATCGAGGTCAATGGCCAGGCGCTGATCGACCATGGCATGGATCGGCTGGCCGGGGCCGGGGTCAGGTCCTGTGTCGTCAACGTGCATTACCTCGCCGACCTTGTGGAGGTTCATGTCCGGCACCGCAAGGACATGGAGATCATCATCTCCGACGAGCGTGATCAGCTGCTGGATACGGGCGGCGGCATCAAGAAGGCGCTTCCGCTGCTGGGGGAAGAGCCCTTTTTCCAGCTCAACTCGGACACCAGTTACTGGATCGAAGGCGTAAAGCCGAACCTGGAGCACATGATCGAAGCCTGGGACGACAGCCGCATGGATGCCCTGCTGCTGGTCGCCGAGACCGTGAAGGCGATTGGGTATTCCGGCCGTGGCGACTTCGAGATGGCGCGCGACGGATCGCTCTCGCGGCGGCCTGAAAAAGGTGTGACCCCCTTTGCCTATGCAGGTGCGGCCCTGTTGCATCCGCGCTTCTTCGACGGGGCGCCCGAGGGCCCGTTCTCCATGAACCACCTGTTTGACAAGGCCATTGAAAACGACCGGCTGTTCGGCGTGCAGATGGAAGGTGTCTGGCTGCATATCGGGACGCCGGAGGCCATACCAGCCGCTGAATATGCCGTGCGTGAGAGTGCTGCCTGA
- a CDS encoding PAS domain-containing sensor histidine kinase: MKLGGTALAGLSLFTGSAAADMLADTTAAISPDTMILFGALGGMCAFAVTAAIALVRHRKQSAQLTGTLEKEKGDLKFRVDRLEAMLNTDEQRVIVWTGNGAVPQIWGVLPEKSGVPRPPAQLLAFGSWLTAKCAGDLERHLDSLFRTGETFTTTLKTRTGSYVEALGRTTGGAVVLRLRDLTGERQMQAELAARNAKISGELHMLHSLLDAMPAPAWQRDAEGNLIWANEAYAEAVEMPDADSAVRDGATFLDAAARTAMAVQRDEDGCFNARIPIVASSERRVFEVTDVNANVGGAGIAVDISELEQAKKELGRAEDFHGRTLDQLAAAVAIYSADRKLQFYNAAFKQLWDLDPLFLESRPEDGAVLDALRAARKLPEQADYRVWRNKMLDSYQSLEARESWWHLPDGRTLRVIANPHPQGGVTYIYENVTEQLDLESRYNALTRVQGETLDNLSEAVAVFGSDGRLRLWNPAFGRIWGLDEDQLSELPHVKEVVSACTLSDLEREAWELLAGNVTGLLDNRTQNVSRLERHNGDVLDYATVPLPDGGTLVTFVDVTDSVNVERALLEKNEALEQADQIKNAFIQHVSYELRSPLTNIIGFAQLLADPKFGELSDKQSEYADYIQSSSSSLLAIINDILDLATLDAGIMELDLGEVDVAATVAAAVEGLKDRLAETKISLRTHVPDDIGVMVADETRLRQVLFNLISNAVRYSEAEGVVDVSCSRNDGNVTFVVKDHGYGIPAEILTQVFNRFVGHDTGARRQGAGLGLAIVKSFVELHGGTVDIQSAEGKGTTVTCTFPARPEVADTAAAE; encoded by the coding sequence GTGAAGCTTGGCGGGACCGCGCTGGCGGGCCTTAGCCTGTTCACCGGTTCGGCCGCTGCCGATATGCTCGCCGACACCACCGCTGCCATTTCTCCCGATACCATGATTCTGTTCGGCGCGTTAGGCGGCATGTGTGCCTTTGCCGTGACCGCTGCCATCGCTCTTGTGCGCCATCGCAAGCAGTCAGCCCAGCTGACCGGCACGCTGGAAAAGGAAAAGGGCGACCTGAAATTCCGCGTCGACCGCCTCGAAGCCATGCTCAACACCGACGAGCAGCGCGTGATCGTGTGGACAGGCAATGGCGCCGTGCCGCAGATCTGGGGCGTCCTGCCGGAAAAATCCGGTGTGCCGCGTCCGCCGGCGCAACTGCTTGCTTTCGGCAGCTGGCTGACCGCCAAATGCGCGGGCGATCTCGAGCGGCATCTCGACAGTCTGTTTCGCACCGGGGAAACTTTCACGACCACGCTGAAAACGCGCACCGGCAGCTATGTTGAAGCGCTTGGCCGCACGACCGGCGGCGCGGTGGTGCTGCGTCTGCGTGACCTGACCGGCGAACGCCAGATGCAGGCGGAACTGGCCGCGCGCAACGCCAAGATTTCCGGCGAGCTGCACATGCTGCATTCGCTGCTGGATGCCATGCCGGCCCCCGCCTGGCAGCGGGATGCGGAAGGCAACCTCATCTGGGCCAACGAGGCCTATGCGGAAGCGGTGGAAATGCCGGATGCCGACAGCGCCGTGCGCGACGGGGCCACCTTCCTCGACGCTGCCGCACGGACGGCGATGGCGGTGCAGCGCGACGAGGACGGTTGCTTCAATGCCCGGATCCCGATCGTTGCCTCCAGCGAGCGCCGTGTGTTCGAGGTCACCGATGTCAACGCGAATGTCGGCGGTGCCGGCATTGCCGTGGACATCAGCGAGCTTGAACAGGCCAAGAAGGAACTCGGCCGGGCGGAAGACTTTCACGGCCGGACGCTTGACCAGCTGGCCGCGGCGGTCGCCATCTACAGCGCCGACCGCAAGCTTCAGTTCTATAATGCCGCCTTCAAGCAGCTCTGGGATCTCGATCCGCTGTTCCTGGAAAGCCGTCCGGAAGATGGCGCCGTGCTCGATGCCCTTCGGGCTGCGCGCAAGTTGCCCGAACAGGCCGATTACCGGGTCTGGCGCAACAAGATGCTCGACAGCTACCAGTCGCTCGAGGCGCGCGAGAGCTGGTGGCACCTGCCGGATGGCCGCACGCTCAGGGTCATTGCCAATCCGCACCCGCAGGGCGGCGTCACCTATATCTATGAAAACGTCACCGAGCAGCTTGATCTGGAAAGCCGATACAACGCGCTGACCCGTGTTCAGGGCGAGACGCTGGACAATCTTTCCGAAGCTGTTGCCGTGTTCGGTTCCGATGGCCGCCTGAGGCTCTGGAACCCGGCCTTCGGCCGCATCTGGGGGCTCGACGAGGATCAGCTCTCCGAACTTCCGCATGTCAAGGAAGTGGTTTCCGCCTGCACGCTCAGCGATCTGGAGCGCGAGGCCTGGGAACTGCTCGCCGGCAATGTCACAGGACTGCTCGACAACCGCACCCAGAATGTCAGCCGGCTGGAACGCCACAACGGCGACGTGCTCGACTATGCCACCGTGCCGTTGCCCGATGGCGGCACACTGGTGACCTTTGTCGACGTGACGGACAGCGTCAATGTCGAACGCGCACTTCTGGAAAAGAACGAGGCGCTGGAACAGGCCGACCAGATCAAGAACGCCTTCATCCAGCACGTCTCCTACGAGCTCCGCTCGCCGCTGACCAACATCATCGGCTTCGCGCAGCTTCTGGCTGATCCGAAATTCGGTGAGCTGTCCGATAAGCAAAGCGAATATGCCGACTACATCCAGTCGTCCTCGTCTTCCCTGCTGGCCATCATCAACGACATTCTCGATCTGGCAACGCTCGATGCCGGCATCATGGAACTGGATCTTGGTGAGGTCGATGTGGCAGCCACGGTCGCGGCCGCCGTGGAGGGTCTGAAGGATCGGCTCGCGGAGACCAAGATCAGTCTGCGCACCCACGTCCCGGACGATATCGGTGTCATGGTTGCCGACGAAACCCGCCTGCGCCAGGTCCTGTTCAACCTGATTTCCAACGCCGTGCGCTATTCGGAGGCCGAAGGCGTGGTGGATGTCAGCTGCAGCCGCAACGACGGTAATGTGACCTTTGTGGTCAAGGATCACGGCTACGGCATTCCCGCCGAAATCCTGACCCAGGTCTTCAACCGCTTTGTCGGCCACGACACTGGCGCGCGCCGTCAGGGAGCCGGTCTCGGCCTTGCCATCGTCAAGAGCTTTGTCGAACTTCATGGCGGGACGGTCGACATCCAGTCCGCAGAAGGCAAGGGCACGACCGTCACCTGTACCTTCCCGGCCCGGCCTGAAGTGGCGGACACCGCTGCGGCGGAGTAA
- the tsaE gene encoding tRNA (adenosine(37)-N6)-threonylcarbamoyltransferase complex ATPase subunit type 1 TsaE, translating to MPDHDLRQLPAPFLSLEVIDEAETRRLANDLALVLKPGDVVCLSGDLGAGKSTFTRALLRSFAGDPELEVPSPTFTLVQTYEFDRFDLSHFDLYRLEDPEELEELGLDDLVEAGAALIEWPEKAEELLPAGALWVQITQPEEEADKRRFSFFSESPDWRSRMEQSLETRRFLASIKLGTAERHFLAGDASLRSFETVTSDETTAVLMRWPFQGDAVPDAVRTYMQTVHLAQDSRAVVAINSELRGRGFLAPEIYAADLESGFILSQDLGRETIVRDGRPDPARYRVATELLAEMHGQSWPETVTLEGGSVHSVPTYSRAALIAEAALFLDWYVPHVTGRDADEAMRRDFEGLWQKALEEIADAQTGWVLRDYHSPNLLWQEGASGKNRIGLIDLQDTVIGPVAYDVASLLLDARVDVSRDLETALFETYVSTREKQASGFDRSSFTKAYGVMGTQRVSKILGIFVRLARRDGKPAYLSHLPRMLGYLDRVLDRPGLSDLKDWYKRFRP from the coding sequence ATGCCGGATCATGACCTGAGGCAACTGCCGGCGCCGTTCCTGTCACTGGAAGTCATCGATGAAGCGGAGACACGGCGCCTTGCCAATGATCTGGCGCTTGTCCTGAAACCTGGTGACGTCGTCTGCCTGTCCGGTGATCTGGGCGCCGGCAAATCCACCTTCACCCGCGCCTTGCTTCGATCCTTCGCCGGAGATCCCGAGCTTGAAGTCCCGAGCCCGACCTTCACGCTGGTCCAGACCTATGAATTTGACCGGTTCGATCTGTCCCATTTCGATCTCTACCGGCTTGAAGACCCGGAGGAACTGGAAGAACTCGGACTGGACGATCTGGTCGAAGCCGGGGCGGCACTGATCGAGTGGCCGGAAAAGGCGGAAGAGCTGCTGCCGGCGGGTGCACTCTGGGTGCAGATCACGCAGCCCGAGGAAGAGGCGGACAAGCGCCGTTTCAGCTTTTTTTCGGAAAGCCCGGATTGGCGGTCGAGGATGGAACAATCCCTCGAGACACGCCGCTTCCTGGCATCCATCAAACTGGGGACGGCAGAGCGCCATTTCCTGGCTGGCGATGCCTCTTTGCGCAGCTTCGAAACGGTCACATCGGATGAAACGACCGCGGTTCTGATGCGCTGGCCGTTCCAGGGCGATGCTGTTCCGGACGCCGTCCGGACCTATATGCAGACGGTTCATCTGGCGCAGGACAGCAGGGCAGTTGTCGCGATCAACTCCGAATTGCGCGGCCGCGGCTTTCTGGCGCCGGAAATCTATGCGGCGGATCTGGAGAGCGGTTTCATTCTCTCCCAGGACCTTGGCCGCGAGACCATCGTCAGGGACGGCAGACCCGACCCTGCGCGTTACCGTGTGGCGACGGAGCTTCTGGCCGAGATGCACGGCCAGTCCTGGCCGGAGACGGTGACGCTGGAGGGCGGCAGCGTTCATTCCGTTCCGACCTATTCGCGGGCAGCCCTGATCGCCGAAGCTGCGTTGTTCCTGGACTGGTATGTCCCCCATGTCACCGGCCGGGACGCCGACGAAGCAATGCGCCGGGACTTTGAGGGTCTTTGGCAAAAGGCATTGGAAGAGATCGCCGATGCGCAGACGGGCTGGGTGTTGCGCGACTATCACTCGCCGAATCTTCTGTGGCAGGAGGGCGCATCCGGCAAGAACCGAATTGGCCTGATCGATCTGCAGGATACGGTGATTGGACCGGTCGCCTATGACGTGGCGTCCCTGTTGCTGGATGCCAGGGTGGACGTGTCACGGGATCTGGAAACGGCCCTCTTCGAAACCTATGTTTCGACAAGGGAAAAACAGGCTTCCGGCTTCGACAGGTCGTCTTTCACAAAGGCATACGGCGTGATGGGTACCCAACGGGTGTCCAAGATCCTAGGGATCTTTGTGCGTCTGGCCAGAAGGGATGGTAAGCCGGCTTATTTGAGCCATTTGCCGCGCATGTTAGGCTATCTCGACCGGGTGCTTGACAGGCCGGGCCTGTCGGATTTGAAAGACTGGTACAAACGTTTCCGGCCCTGA
- a CDS encoding HPr family phosphocarrier protein, whose protein sequence is MTTQSDLEKDLTIINRRGLHARASAKLVKLVETFEADVIVSKDGQTVGGTSIMGLMMLAASPGCCIKVSVTGTDADAALAAITELVESGFGEED, encoded by the coding sequence ATGACAACACAGAGCGACCTGGAAAAAGACCTCACGATCATCAACCGCCGCGGGCTTCATGCGCGTGCTTCTGCCAAGCTGGTCAAGCTGGTGGAAACCTTCGAGGCCGACGTCATCGTCTCGAAGGATGGCCAGACCGTTGGCGGCACCTCAATCATGGGCCTGATGATGCTGGCCGCCAGCCCTGGCTGTTGCATCAAGGTGAGCGTTACCGGGACTGACGCCGACGCGGCTCTTGCCGCAATTACCGAGCTGGTTGAGAGCGGCTTCGGCGAAGAGGACTGA